The Streptomyces rubrogriseus genomic sequence CGCCCGGGCCGCGACGGTCCTCGCGGAGATCCTGGAGCTGGCCCCCTTCGGCAAGATCCTGTTCTCCAGCGGCGCCCAGGGCCTGCCCGAACTGCACGTGGTCGCCGCCCGGCTCTTCCGCGAGGCCCTCGGGCGGGTGCTGGGCGCCTGGGTGGCCGAGGGCGCGTGGTCGCTCGGGGACGCCCAGCGGGTGGCGGCGATGATCGCCTCGGGGAACGCGGGGCGGGTGTACGGACTGGAGTGACGGGTGTACGGGCTTGAGGGACGGGTGTACACACCGGAGGGATTCGTCGACACTGGGCGGATGCCGACCGACGCCCTGCTCGACCGTTTCCTCGCCGGCCTCACGCCCCTCGACCCCGTCGCCGTCTGGGCACACGGTTCACTGGGCGCGGGCGACTACCAGGAGGGCCGCAGCGACCTGGACCTGATCGCGGTCCTGCCCCGGCCGGCCACGGCGCGCACGGCCTGGCGGCTCGGCCTGCTCCACGCCCGCCTGCGCGCCGAGCCCCTGGCCGGGCTGCTGCACTGCACCTACCTGTCGCCCGACACGGTCGCCGACCCCGACCAGCGGCATCTGACCTGGGCCCACCAGCAGCTCTTCAAGCGGACCGTCACCCCGGTCACCCGGCGCGAACTCCACAGCTTCGGCCGCGTCCTGCACGGCGAGTCGCCGGAGCTGCTGCTGCCCCCGGTGCCGGACCGGGAACTGCACGCCTTCGTCGTCCGCGACCAGCGGGAATTCTGGCGTCCGCACGTGCGCAGGGCGGAGCTGTGGTCGCAGGACGTCTGGGTCGACCTGGGGCTGATCACCTTCGCCCGCGCCACCGTCACGCTGCGGGAGGGCCGCCTGATCACCAAGCGGGAGGCCCTGGACGAGCTGTCCGCCATGGGCGCGCCCGGCGAGGTCGTCAAGGACGTCACCGAACGGCGTTACGGGAACCGCGCGCGACCCGCGGCCACGGGGGAGTGGACCGCCCGCCGCGCGGAGCTGACCCGGAGCTACCTGGGACCGGCCATCGACACGCTGGTGGCGTCGTACTCCTGAGCGGGCAGCCCGGGCACCGTCTCCTCGGGCCGCTCGCGCAGCGCCAGCAGCACCCGCAGCACCGCGATCCACACCAGGCACGAGCCGAACATGTGCAGGCCGACCAGGACCTCGGGGAGGTCGGTGAAGT encodes the following:
- a CDS encoding nucleotidyltransferase domain-containing protein, giving the protein MPTDALLDRFLAGLTPLDPVAVWAHGSLGAGDYQEGRSDLDLIAVLPRPATARTAWRLGLLHARLRAEPLAGLLHCTYLSPDTVADPDQRHLTWAHQQLFKRTVTPVTRRELHSFGRVLHGESPELLLPPVPDRELHAFVVRDQREFWRPHVRRAELWSQDVWVDLGLITFARATVTLREGRLITKREALDELSAMGAPGEVVKDVTERRYGNRARPAATGEWTARRAELTRSYLGPAIDTLVASYS